The region CACCTCCAGCCCGTCCTCGAGGAGCTTCCTCACCCCCTCCTCCATGCGCTCCGGCAGCATCCCGGACATGAACCCCACCCGGCCGAAGTTGACGCCGAGCAGCACCTTGCCCGGGTAGATCCTGGAGGCCCTGAGCATGGTGCCGTCGCCGCCCAGCACGAAGACGAGGTCCACCCGGTCCCTGCCGTCCGGGTCTTCCTCCGGGCGGGTCTCGACGATCTTCACCCCCCCGCGGCCGAGCGCGGCCTCGAGCCGCTCGAGGTGCTCGCGGCCGACCTTGCGGCTGGTCACCACGGCCACCCGCCGCACCGATCCGGGCTTCAGCCGCCCGCTAGAAGGGGGCGCCACCGGCCACCTCCCGGGCCTCCTCGGGTCCCACCGCGGCCTCCGCGCCCTTGAGCAGGTGCAGCAGGTACTCCCGGTTGCCCGAGCGCCTCCCGGCCACCGGGGACTCCATCACCCCCACCGCCCCGAAGCCGAGCCGCCCGAAGCCCTCCGCCGCCCGCAGGATGGCCTCGGCCCGCGCCTCCGGGTCGCGCACCACCCCGCCCCTGGAGACCCGTTCGGGCCCGACCTCGAACTGCGGCTTGACCAGCACCACGGCCTCCCGCACGGAGCCCGCGCTCCGCAGGAGCCCGGAGAGCGCGAGCACCACGGAGATGAAGGAGAGGTCGGCGACCACGAGCTCCGGGGCAAAGGGCAGATCCTTTGCCCCGAGGTGCCGCACGTTGGTCCGCTCCATCACCTCCACGCGGGGATCCTCCCGCAGCCGCCAGTCCAGCTGCCCGTAGCCCACGTCCACCGCGATGATGCGCCGCGCCCCCCGCCGCAGCAGCACGTCGGTGAAGCCCCCGGTGGAAGCCCCGGCATCCAGGCACAGCCTCCCCTCCACCTCCACCCCGAAGCGCTCCAGCGCCGCCGCGAGCTTCTCCCCGCCGCGGGAGACGAAGGGCCGCTCGGGCGCGACGAGGCGCACCTCCTCCCCCGGGGCCGGCCGGAAGCCGGCCTTGGTCACCACCCGGTCCCCCACCCGCACCCGGCCCGCCAGGATCATGGCCTGCGCCCGGGAGCGGGTCTCGGCCAGCCCGCGCTCCACGAGGATGGCGTCGAGGCGCCTCCCGCCGGACACGCTCCCCTAGCTCCCCCGGTGGCGGACGAAGAGCGCGAGCTCCCCGAGGGCGGAGGTGTCCCGGCCTTCCAGGCGCCCGAGCGCCCGCAGCGCCCGCTCGCAGGCGGCGTCGGCCTCCCTCCTGGCCCCCTCGAGCCCAAACACGCTCACAAACGTGGCCTTGCCCCGCTCGGCGTCCCCCCCGGCCCGCTTGCCCAGCCGCTCGCTGCTGCCCACCGCGTCCAGCACGTCATCCACTATCTGGAAGCACAGCCCAAGCTCCGTGGCGTACCGCGAGATGGCCTCGAGCCCCTCCTCGCCCGCCCCGGCCAGGATGGCGCCCACCCGCGCGCTGGACCTTATGAGCGCGCCGGTCTTGTAGCGGTGGATCATGAACAGCATCCCGGGGTCGGCGCTCCCGCCCGCCCCGGTCTGGTCCATGTCGAGCACCTGCCCGCCGACCATGCCGTTGACGCCGGTGGAGCTCGCGAGCTCCTGCACCACCCCGAGCCGCTGCTCGCAGGTGCCCTCCTGCCTGACGGTGATGAGCGTGAGCGCCTCCCCGAAGAAGGCGTCGCCCGCCAGGATGGCCATCGCCTCCCCGAACTTCTTGTGGCTGGTGGGCCTGCCCCTGCGGAAGTCGTCGTTGTCCATCGCGGGAAGGTCGTCGTGGATGAGGGAGTAGGTGTGGATCAGCTCTATGGCGGCGGCGGAGGGGAGCACCCTCTCCGGGGGAGCGCCGAAGAGGCGGGCGCTCTCCATGCAGAGGAGGGGCCTCACGCGCTTTCCCCCGGCAAGCAGCGAGTAGCGCATCGCCTCCTGCAGCCGCTCGAGGGCGGGCTCTTCGGTGAAGCGCAGCCCCTCCAGGTACTCCTCGAAGATCCTCCGGTGCCGCTCCCAGCGCCCGGCGCTAGCCAGGTTCTCCATCGCCCACCTTCCCGAAGATTTTGTCCTCCGCACCCCTCAGCACCCCCCCGACGAACGAGGGGGCCTCCTCCCCGGAGAAGCCCTTGGCGAGCTCCACCGCCTCGTTCACCGCCACCTCGGGCGGCACGTCCTGCACGTGGAGCATCTCGTAGAGCGCCAGGCGCAGGATCGTGCGGTCCACCGCGCTCATCCGCCACACCGGCCAGCCCTCCGAGACGCCGTCCAGCACGGCGTCCAGCCGCTCGCGCTCCCGCTCCACCCCGCGCACGACCCGCTCGGCGTAGTCCTCCAGCTCGCCCCGGTAGGCCCGCCAGCGCCCGATCAGCGGCTCGGCCGGGCTGCCGGTCACGTCGCTCTGGTAGAGGATGAAGAAGGCCTGCTTGCGCGCCGTGCGCCGGCTCACCCTACACCCTCGTCTGGTACTCCCGGGTGCGGGTGTCCACCCTCACCCGGTCGCCCACGCTCACGAACAGCGGCACCTGCACCACGAGCCCGGTCTCCAGCGTGGCGGGCTTGCTCCCGCCGGTGGCCGTGTCCCCCCGGACGCCGGGGTCGGTCTCCA is a window of Rubrobacter xylanophilus DSM 9941 DNA encoding:
- a CDS encoding TlyA family RNA methyltransferase, which codes for MSGGRRLDAILVERGLAETRSRAQAMILAGRVRVGDRVVTKAGFRPAPGEEVRLVAPERPFVSRGGEKLAAALERFGVEVEGRLCLDAGASTGGFTDVLLRRGARRIIAVDVGYGQLDWRLREDPRVEVMERTNVRHLGAKDLPFAPELVVADLSFISVVLALSGLLRSAGSVREAVVLVKPQFEVGPERVSRGGVVRDPEARAEAILRAAEGFGRLGFGAVGVMESPVAGRRSGNREYLLHLLKGAEAAVGPEEAREVAGGAPF
- a CDS encoding polyprenyl synthetase family protein, which codes for MENLASAGRWERHRRIFEEYLEGLRFTEEPALERLQEAMRYSLLAGGKRVRPLLCMESARLFGAPPERVLPSAAAIELIHTYSLIHDDLPAMDNDDFRRGRPTSHKKFGEAMAILAGDAFFGEALTLITVRQEGTCEQRLGVVQELASSTGVNGMVGGQVLDMDQTGAGGSADPGMLFMIHRYKTGALIRSSARVGAILAGAGEEGLEAISRYATELGLCFQIVDDVLDAVGSSERLGKRAGGDAERGKATFVSVFGLEGARREADAACERALRALGRLEGRDTSALGELALFVRHRGS
- the nusB gene encoding transcription antitermination factor NusB, with translation MSRRTARKQAFFILYQSDVTGSPAEPLIGRWRAYRGELEDYAERVVRGVERERERLDAVLDGVSEGWPVWRMSAVDRTILRLALYEMLHVQDVPPEVAVNEAVELAKGFSGEEAPSFVGGVLRGAEDKIFGKVGDGEPG